ATGAATTATTATAACATGAAAAAAAGCCTTTCAAAAAAAAATTAAAATAGTTGTCAGAAATATATTAGAACAAAACCTTTATATACTAATGACTATAAATTATAATTTAGAGCGTCATAAAAATATATGACACCACAAAAAAAATAGTGGAGATCAAAAAAATATATAATTTAAAAAAAAATATAGAAAAAGGTGGGATAAGCCATGCAAATAGAATACATGGATGAAATAAAACACTTACAATCAAAGATGACAAAATCAAAATTATATTTTCTAAAAAAATCATTACTAGAAAATAAAGAAAATAAAAATAAAAAAGACAATGTCATAAAATACTTCAATCAAGAAGTATCAGAAAATATGAAATGGAAATTAAGACTAATAAACAACACATAAAAATTAGTAAAATCAGATAAGAGGAGATGTAGCATGACACAAAAGAAATTATATGAAATTGCAGATATCATAATGGGAATGAGAACATCAAGATACATAAAAAATGAAAAAGAAGATACAAAAGAGCAGAAAATATTTGGACGTAAAATAAAAACAGAAGAAGTTGCAAAAGATATAGATGAAAAATTCTATGCAAAAAAAGGTGACATAATACTTTCAACAGCACAACCATACAAATGTCAAATAATAGAAAATGAAAAATACACAGATACAATAATTCCAATGAAATATGCAATAATTCGAATAAAAGATCCAGAAAAATATGACATATCATACCTCTACTATCTACTAAATAGTGACAGCTGTAAAAAACAAATACAAAGAGTAAATGAAGGAACAGGACCACTTAAAATAGTAAAAATGAAAGATATACGTGAATTAGAATTTAACTTCCCAGAAATTGAAAAACAAATAAAATATAGTGAATATCTAAAACTAGTAGATAAAAAAATAGAACTACAACAACAAGTTATAGTGATGAATAAGATAATTAAAAAAGACATCATCAATAGAATTGCAAATAAAGAACAATAAGAAAAGGGTGTATAATATGGATAAAATTACAAATATAATGGGAAAAGTACGTGGATCAAGATTTGCATATGAATATAAAGACTACATATTATCATTCATATTCTACAGATATCTATCAGATAAACAACAAAAACTTCAAAATATGAAAGAAGACATCACACAAGATGAAATAAAATCAGAACTCGGATATTATATAGATGAAAAATACACATGGAATAATATAATATCTAAAATTGAAGATAAAAACATTAAAACAACCACAGATGACTACAAAGAAGTATTTGAAAACTTTAAAAAAGAAGTTCAAGATACAATCTATGATGAAATATTCAATTATATTAATTTTGATAATATAGAATTTAGAGAAAATCCAATAGATAATGAAATAGGAATATTAGATGAAATCACATTAATTATCAATGAAGTTGACTTTGAAAATCCAGATAAAAGTATTGGTGAAATATTTGAAGAATGTATTGAACAATTAGGACTTCAAGGTAGAATAGGAGAATTCTACACACCATGTGAGATAAGTGATCTTCTTGCTGAAATTGTAACATGCAACATTAAAGATAAGAATCAATCATTTAATATCTATGATCCAACAGTAGGATCTGCATCACTACTTCATAAAGTAGGTCAAAAACATGGAGGTTCTAATATTAAATACTTTGGACAGGAAATTAACTATAATACATACAACATGGCATGTATGAATATGTTAATTAATGATATTAAACCTGATAATATCAAATTAAATCATGCAGATACACTAGAAGATGATTGGCCATGCTATATTGACTATGATGGAGTAAATCAGCCATATACATTCGATGCAGTAATTTCAAATCCAACATATTCAATGAGGTGGAATAATAAAGAAAGAAGTGATGATCCAAGATTTAGTGGATATGAACGCTTACCACCAAAATCTGACTATGCATTCATACTTCACAGCCTATATCACTTAAATGAAACAGGAACAATGGCAATTGTTCTACCAGAAGGTGTACTTTTCAGAGGACTTAATGAAAGAAATATTAGAAAAACACTAATTGATGAAAACTACCTTGATTGTGTTATAAGACTACCTGAAAATCTCCTCTACTATACAAGAATTTCTGTTGTAGTACTGGTATTTAAGAAAAATAAATCCAATAGTGATGTTTTATTTATTGATGCAATCAATGAATATGAATCATTCAGGGGAGGAAATAAACTTACATCTATTGATAAAATTATTAATACATACAAAAATAGGTGTGATATAGATGAATTTTCACACCTTGCAACAGTTGATGAAATCAGAGAAAATGAGTATAACCTTAATTTACCACGATATGTTGATACATTTGAAGGAATGCCACCTGTTGATATAGATGATTTCCTTAATGAAATAGAAGATATTGAAGAGGAAATAAAAGAAATTGATGCAAAACTTGAAGAATATAATAAACAATTAAATCTATTCTAATTGTATTAATGGTTGTTGAATTTATGGCAGGAAATGGAGGCAAATAATAATGGTAGGTATGGTTGGAAATAGTTGGAGGAATGATATTTAGGAATTTTGTGAGCATATACATTTAATGGAAACTCTTCAGTAGATAAAAACACCTATTGTATAATATTAAGAATTAAAAGAATATCTGAATGAAGTTTTGACATCTAATGTATAGTTGTTTATTTATTCATTTTTATTTCACTTTGTTTTAAGTTTATAACCCCCGATAGTCATAATAATTTAAACATCCAAAAATCTTTGAAATTGCATAGGAAAAATAGGGTTTAAGTTTCAAGGATTAATTAATCTTAAATATAGGATTATGGGATGATTATGTACTATATCACCACCAATAATTGAAAAGTTTTCTATTTTAACCCTAAAACTTTTTTTTATATTTGTTTAAGTTGGTTAATACATAATAGGTGTTAGTTTTATATGCTAACACCAATCACTCTTTTTAAATTAATTTTATATTATTAAATATTTTAAGAAATATAAATTCTATATATAGCAATAAATTAAATATATTTTAAATTTAAATTTTTTTTACATTAATAAATGGATTATAATATTATGTTAAGTCAATCACCAGTTAATTATAGAAAATCAACACATAGAAGTAAAACTCCTGAGGAGACACTTAGTGAAATTTCTGAAGTTACAAAACAAATAGGTCTTACAAGAACATCAAATATTACACATCTTGATCGTGTAGGTATTCCTGTTTTTACATCAATTCGTCCAATGGCACAAGAGGGTGCTGTTAGTGTATATGCAGGAAAAGGTCCAAATGAGGTTCATGCAAAGGTATCATCTATAATGGAGGCAATTGAGCGATATTCTGCTGAAATGCAAGATGATGATGAAACTATTATTAAAGAGTATGATCCATGTGATTGTCTTAATCCTGAAGATTTAATTCTTCCACGTGATGTATATGATGGACAACCTCTTGAATGGACTAAAGGATATTCAATTAAGACAGGAGAAGAAGTTCTCATTCCATCAAATGCTGTGTATCATCCATATAACACAGAAGATATTACACATATATTCTATTCAAATACAAATGGTCTTGCATCAGGAAATACAATTGAAGAGGCAATATTTCATGGTATGATGGAAGTAGTAGAACGTGATGCATGGAGCTTTTTTGAAGCATTTAAAGAAGAGAAAAAAGAAGTTGACTGCCAGGATGCATCAAATGAATATATATGTGAGTTACTTGATAAGTTCAGAAGTGCAAACGTTGCAATAAAGCTTATTGATCTTACAGCAGACAATAATATCCCAACAATAGGTGCTGTATCTGAGGATTTAACACTTAAAGATCCTGCTCTTTTAACTATTGGTATTGGAACACATCTTGATGCAAATATTGCAGCAATTCGTGCAATTACAGAAGTTGCACAGAGCCGTGTTACACAAATTCATGGTACACGTGAAGATACAACCCGTGCAAATCTCTTACGTGATACAGGTTATGATCGTATGAAACGTCTTAACAGACACTGGTATCGTGAAAATAAGGAGTCTGTTGCAATTGATGATATTGAGAATTTATCTAAGAATTCATTTAAGGAAGATATTGAAGTTACACTTAAACTTCTTGAAACCTCAGGAGTAGAAGATGCATACTATGTTGATCTTACACGTGATATTAATATTCCTGTTGTTCGTGTTATTATTCCACCACTTGAAGTTTATAGTGTTGATTCATCACGTGTTGGTATGCGTTTAAAACCTAAGGATATGTTTTATTAAATTAGATAATAATGGAGTGTGGATTATTTTGAAACAAGCAATAGTTGTTAGAACAGATTTAAAGATGGGAAAAGGTAAAATTGCAGCTCAAGCATCACATGCTGCAATTGGTGCATATAAAATTGCAGATAAAAGTAGCATTCGTAAATGGGAACAGGAAGGACAGAAAAAAGTTGTACTTAAAGTATCATCAGAACGTGAGCTTCTCGAGTTATTCTACAAAGCTAAAAATACATCACCTGTTGCATGTACTTTAATTACAGATGCAGGTCATACACAAATTGAGCCATCAACACGTACATGTATTGGACTTGGACCTGCATCAGATGATGAAATTGATGCTCTTGTTGGGGATCTAAAACTTCTTTAGATGTGATATTTCTATGGTTTGTGTTGTTAAAATTGGTGGTAGCCTATTTCCAGAATATCTTAATGATTTATATCCGGTATTTCAACATTTTAGTAGTGAAATAGTTCTAGTTAATGGTGGTGGTGATCTTGCAAATAAGATCCGTGATTATAACTTGGAATTTAATTATTCAGATGATGTAAATCATTGGTGTGCAATTCGTTGTATGGATATTCTTGGTAAATTAATATGTGATAAATTTGATGATATTATTGCCATAAAATCATTTGATGAAATAGATAAGGTTCATAAGATGGGTAAAATTCCATTAATTCTTGCATATGAGTTGATGAGACAATTAGACCCTCTAGAGCATAGTTGGGATGTTAGTAGTGATTCTATTGCATGTTGGGTTGCAAGTGAAATTAATGCTAAATTATTAATATTAACAAATATAAATGGTATATATAATGGTGACATTTACTCAGCAAATAGAAAACTTATAAAATATATAAGTGCCAACGAACTATTACTTTTTGATGAAACTTGCGTAGATAAATGTTTACCTAAATTACTACTCAAATATGAAGTAGACTGTTTTATAATCAATGGAAAACGTCCCGAATGGGTTTATAGTTTTTTAGATGATAATTTAAATGCAAACGATACATATACACTTATAGGAGGAAAATAACATGGCAAAAATGATTTGTACATCATGCAAACAGGAAATTTCACCAATTGATGAATATGTAAAATTCCACTGTCCTGAATGTGACTCAGAAATTTACAGATGTCCTAAATGCAGAACCTTTGGTCACGAATATGAATGTGAATGTGGATTCAAAGGACCATAGATTCAACTTTGAATTAATTTAAAATTTAAAATTTATAGGAGATATTGATTATGTCTGATGTAGCAGCAATATTAAAAGTAATGCCTGAAAGTCCTGAAGTAGACTTAGATGCATTAAAACAAACAATTACTGAAACAATTGATGAAAATGTTCTTGAAAGAATTGAAGATGAACCTATTGGATTCGGATTAGTTGCACTTAATATTACTATCGTTGTAGACGATGGTGAAGGTGGAACAGAACCTATAGAAGAAGCTTTAGCAAACATTGATGATATTCAAAGTGTTGAAGTAGTTGATGTAAGAAGATTAATGTAAATTTTTATATTTACACATAAATCTTTTTTTTATATAGAATTGAATTCTCTTTTTTTTATACTTAATTTTTATAATTATATACTTTTTTTTGAATTATTATTTTCATAAAACATAAGTATTACTTTTTATAAAATTATTATTAATTTTGTTATGTTAGATATAATATGTGCAATAATAATTGGAATAATTTGTGGAATAATAACAGGAATAATACCAGCACTTCATGTAAATACAGTTGGTATAATAATATTTTCAATATCAGATAAAATTCTAGCCCATGTAAATATAGCAACACTTACAACTTTTTTTATAGCAATTGCAATAACACATGCTATGTTTGAATTTATACCATCACTTCTTGTGGCAATACCACAGGATGATACAGTAATGTCGATTCAACCTGCACATAGATTGATTTTTAAGTCAAAAGCATGTGAGGTAATACGCTGTGTTAGCTTTGGTGGATATTTATCAATAATTATTTTGATAATTTTAATGCCATTGCTTTTTATGATGCTGCCACCAATTTATGGTATGCTTCATGACTATATTGGCTATTTATTAATTGTTGTAATGATTATTATATTATATAATAGTGGTGAAAATAAGATAAAAAAGTTAACATCAACACTTATATTTCTTACATCAGGAATTCTTGGTGTTGTAATGCTTGGTGGTAATGTTAATAGTAATTTAAGTCTTCTTTGTATGTTATCTGGACTTTTTAGTGTTAGTAGTTTGATTTATTATTTTAATAGTAATTCACAAATTCCTCCGCAAGATGAAATTCATAGTATTAATGTTAATTTTGATTTTATAAGATCTGCATTTGCAGGTAGTATTTCAGGTTGTATTCTTGGTCTTCTTCCTGGTCTTGGTCCTGCTCAGGGTAGTGTTATTGCCCAGGCATTAACATTTAATTCAAAGGTATCTTCGCGTGATTTTCTTATTACAAATAGTGGTGTTAATATTTCAGATACACTTTTTTCTATAATTGCAATTTTTCTTATTGGAAATCCTCGTAGTGCTATTAGTGTATATGTTGCAACAATAATTGGTGATGTTACATTTAATTATATCATATTTTTCATATTTGTTTGTCTTATCTGTGTATCTGTTAGTTGTATCATCTCTATTAAGGTTGGTGATTTTCTTATTTCTAAGATTTCAAATATTAATTATAGAAAATTAAATACAATACTTATTGTTGCAATTACATTAATTGTTATAATTTACTGTATTTATACCTCTGAATGTATATGGTATGTTCTTATTTGTTATACTACATCAGTAGCTCTTGGAATTATAGTAAATGTAGTTGATTTAAATAAAACTTTACTTATGGGTGTTTTAATTATACCTTCTATTGTCATATATCTTGGATTGTTTTAGATAATTATAACATCTTTTGCAATTTTTGATAAAACATCCCTAAATTTATCACAATCAATTCCTGGAAATGCATCAATAAAGGCAACATCAAATTCTATATCAGTATGATTTGCTATATCTTCAATATCACAACATAAAAGTTCATAACATTTTGGATCATTAAATCCATTAACTTCAAGATTAAGTTTTGTTGTCTTTATTGCTTCAGGATATATATCATTAAATACAACCTTTTTTGCACCACACATAAGAGCATAAATTCCAAGACTTCCAGGTCCTGCCATTGCATCTAAAACTGTGGGATTATCATATTTTTTCAGTGCATTATCTACATCTACTATTTTTTGTGATATTTCTTTTGGATATTCTATGTGTATTTTACTCTGATTTTTATATACAACTACAGGATCATCTAGTGGTGTATTTTGTATGTCACAGCGTATTGGACATCCTACTTTTAACTCATAGTTGTTAATTTGTGAATCCTTAGTTTTTTGTCCTATGGTTGTATTTACATCACCACATATTATTGCCTTAACTTCACATACTTCATTATAAATTTTTTGTGCAACTTCACCATTAATTTCATCCATTATTATTACAACAGATCGTTTAGGTAAATATGGTGAGCTTTGAAGATATATTGCAGGTGTTATTAGTGGCATTCCAACTTTTCGTATTGATGCTGAATTTGATATTTCCCCACTTTCTATCATTATTTTAAGTATGTGTGCCATTACAATGTCTATGTGGCGTTTATTACACACAGGACATCTCATATAATTTGTATCTATTTTTTCAAGTTTTATTTGACGCTTTAGTGGTATTGCCTTTTTTAGTGTCTTGCTATGACAACTACTACATGGCATGTATCGTTCATTGATATTTTCTAGAATTTGCTGTTTTGTTTTTATACAGCTGGTATTATCACAATTACATTTCATATTATTATATTTCTAGTTTTATAGTATATAACATAAAAGTAATACTTTTATAATAAAGTTGTAATAAAATATTATTAAATCAAAAAATATTATGAAACATATTCCAGAATATAAAATAAAAAAAGACATAAAACTTGATGAAGAACAACAAAAAGAATATGAAAAAATAAAAGAAAAAATCATACAACAAAACCTAAACAACCAAGACATACAACAAGATATAAAAAAGGTAGAAATTGAGATAAAAAAACATACAAACAACACACAAATAATATCAAAACTACTAAAAGACATAAACAATTATGGAAAACTAGATGAACTACTAAAAGATGATGAACTTGAAGAGGTAATGATAATAGGAGATATGAAGCCTGTATATGTCTATCACAGACAACACGGCATGATGCAAACAAACATTAAACTAACATCAAATGAGACACGTGAAATAATTGAAAAAATAGCAAACAATGTACAAAGAAAAATAGACATACAAACACCAATTGTTGATGCACGTCTTGATGATGGAAGTCGTATCAATGCAACAATACCACCAATAAGTGTAGATGGACCAACACTAACAATACGAAAATTTAGAAAAAATCCATACACAATAGTAGATCTAATAAAATCAAATACAATAAATATCCACTTTGCAGCATTTATGTGGCTTGCAATAGAGGGAATGGGAGTTAAATCATCAAATATAATAATTGCAGGAGGAACAGGATCTGGTAAAACAACAACACTCAACACACTTACAACATTCATACCACCATATGAACGTATAATAACAATAGAAGATACACTAGAGATGCAAATACCACACAATCATATTATACGAAATGAGACAAGACCACCAAATATAGAAAATAAGGGAGAAATAACAATGGACTTACTTCTTAAAAACTCCCTAAGACAAAGACCTGACCGGATAATTGTAGGTGAGGTACGGACAAATGAGGCAATAACACTCTTTGGAGCACTTAATACTGGACATTCTGGTATGGGAACAGTACATGCAAACTCTGCACATGAAACAATAACACGACTTATTAATCCACCAATGAATGTACCACCGATTATGATAAAATCAATAAATTATATAATAATGCAAAACAGGCTTTATAATCCAAAGCTTGGAACAATACGACGTATAAGTGAGGTTGCAGAAGTTGTTGGAATGGAAGATGAACATATTCAGTTAAATAAGATCTTTACATATGATCCCTCATGTGATATGCTAAGGTATGTTGCAATAAATTCAATTACATTAAATGAAATTGCAAAGCTTAAAAATATTACAAATCACAAAATAAATGAGGAAATTGAAAAAAGAAAACAATACATCCAATCATATATTGATAAATACCCAGGCACCTCAGATATAGAACACCTGCAAAGATACATTAACAATTACTACTTTAGCTAAAATTAAAGGTTATGATTAAAGAAATTCTAATTAAAATAGGACATATCATACTTACAGGTGATATTAAATTATATAGAAACAATATGGGTGATGATATTGATGATGAAAATAATGATAAGATCTATAAAAACCATTACCTGATAGTAGTGTTATTGTTTGTAAATATTATCTTAGCAGTTATCATACCATATATTATACTTCCCTTAATTATTATTGAAGTTAGTGTATTATTTATTAAATATAAGCTCCCTGATGCAAGGAAAAATAAGAGAAAATCTATGATACTAAAACAACTTCCCTTCATGCTACGACAACTTGCAACACAACTTAAAGCAGGAATAGGACTTTTTGATGCAATGGCAATGATAGCTGATGGAAACTATGGTATACTATCTGATGAATTTAAAATAACACTAAAACAGATACAATATGGAACAAACTACATCCAAGCATTAGATGAACTATCAAAAAGAGTAGACATTGAAATATTTACAAAAATAATAAATCAAATAACAAGAACACTAAAAAATGGTGGAAATCTAGCAGATATACTAAATACAATGGCAAATGAAAATTCAGAAAATATGAAGATAAAATATAAACAATACTCACAGAAACTAAACTCTGTAATGTTAATATACATGTTTATATCAGTACTAATACCTACAATAACATTTATCATGATAATAGCAGCATCAATGATAATGGGACCTATAATACCACCAGAACTATTTATACTACTATATCTAGTATTTTTTCCACTAATTGTAGTGTTAATGGTCATATTTATTAAAAGTATGGAACCTACAATATAATAGAAAAATTCATAAAAAAATATAATTTAAAACTAACTAATATTATATATTAAAAGATTTTTAAAAAAACAATAAAAAAAAAGAGAATGGGATTGAAAAACATTGAAAAAACAGGAAGATTATATTAAAAATTTCTCAGAAAATAAAAATATAATAAGTCAATTTCTAATAAAAGAAAAAGAAATCAGAAGAACAAAACAAAACAAGCCATACCTTCAACTTACAATGCAAGATAAAACAGGTGAAATAAAGGGAAGAATGTTTTCAAACCATACACATAAAGAATTTAATAAAATTAAAATTAACAATGTATACAATATAAATGGAGAAGTACGTGAATTCCCTGAAAATTCAAAAAGATATAATATAATAATAAATTCAATAATGCCATCAAAGAAATATGACATGGAAAACTTCATAAAAAAGGCTGAAAACTATGAAGAAAACATTGAATTTTTCAATAAAACAATAGATTCAATAGAAGATCCTGACTTATCTTTAGTTCTTAGTCAATTCTTTGATGATGAAGAATTTAAAGAACAATTTATAAATGCACCAGCTGCAAAAATGCATCATCATAACTATCGTGGAGGATTACTTGTTCATACAAATGAAGTTATAAAACTTGCAGATGCAATAGCAAGTATTTACTCAAAGATAGATCGTGACTTACTTATTGTTGGTGCAATTCTTCATGATATAGGAAAGACAAAAACATACACCTTTAACGATGAAATTATTGATATTAACTATGAAGGACGTATGCATGATCACCTCTATATTGGTGCAAATATGGTAGACAATAAAATTAAAGATCTTAATATTGATGATGATCTTAAAGTTAAACTTGTTCATATGATACTTTCACATCATGGTGATGCATCACTTGGATGGGGT
The genomic region above belongs to Methanosphaera sp. and contains:
- a CDS encoding restriction endonuclease subunit S, translated to MTQKKLYEIADIIMGMRTSRYIKNEKEDTKEQKIFGRKIKTEEVAKDIDEKFYAKKGDIILSTAQPYKCQIIENEKYTDTIIPMKYAIIRIKDPEKYDISYLYYLLNSDSCKKQIQRVNEGTGPLKIVKMKDIRELEFNFPEIEKQIKYSEYLKLVDKKIELQQQVIVMNKIIKKDIINRIANKEQ
- a CDS encoding type I restriction-modification system subunit M; this translates as MDKITNIMGKVRGSRFAYEYKDYILSFIFYRYLSDKQQKLQNMKEDITQDEIKSELGYYIDEKYTWNNIISKIEDKNIKTTTDDYKEVFENFKKEVQDTIYDEIFNYINFDNIEFRENPIDNEIGILDEITLIINEVDFENPDKSIGEIFEECIEQLGLQGRIGEFYTPCEISDLLAEIVTCNIKDKNQSFNIYDPTVGSASLLHKVGQKHGGSNIKYFGQEINYNTYNMACMNMLINDIKPDNIKLNHADTLEDDWPCYIDYDGVNQPYTFDAVISNPTYSMRWNNKERSDDPRFSGYERLPPKSDYAFILHSLYHLNETGTMAIVLPEGVLFRGLNERNIRKTLIDENYLDCVIRLPENLLYYTRISVVVLVFKKNKSNSDVLFIDAINEYESFRGGNKLTSIDKIINTYKNRCDIDEFSHLATVDEIRENEYNLNLPRYVDTFEGMPPVDIDDFLNEIEDIEEEIKEIDAKLEEYNKQLNLF
- a CDS encoding YcaO-related McrA-glycine thioamidation protein; the protein is MLSQSPVNYRKSTHRSKTPEETLSEISEVTKQIGLTRTSNITHLDRVGIPVFTSIRPMAQEGAVSVYAGKGPNEVHAKVSSIMEAIERYSAEMQDDDETIIKEYDPCDCLNPEDLILPRDVYDGQPLEWTKGYSIKTGEEVLIPSNAVYHPYNTEDITHIFYSNTNGLASGNTIEEAIFHGMMEVVERDAWSFFEAFKEEKKEVDCQDASNEYICELLDKFRSANVAIKLIDLTADNNIPTIGAVSEDLTLKDPALLTIGIGTHLDANIAAIRAITEVAQSRVTQIHGTREDTTRANLLRDTGYDRMKRLNRHWYRENKESVAIDDIENLSKNSFKEDIEVTLKLLETSGVEDAYYVDLTRDINIPVVRVIIPPLEVYSVDSSRVGMRLKPKDMFY
- the pth2 gene encoding peptidyl-tRNA hydrolase Pth2, translating into MKQAIVVRTDLKMGKGKIAAQASHAAIGAYKIADKSSIRKWEQEGQKKVVLKVSSERELLELFYKAKNTSPVACTLITDAGHTQIEPSTRTCIGLGPASDDEIDALVGDLKLL
- a CDS encoding delta 1-pyrroline-5-carboxylate synthetase, with translation MVCVVKIGGSLFPEYLNDLYPVFQHFSSEIVLVNGGGDLANKIRDYNLEFNYSDDVNHWCAIRCMDILGKLICDKFDDIIAIKSFDEIDKVHKMGKIPLILAYELMRQLDPLEHSWDVSSDSIACWVASEINAKLLILTNINGIYNGDIYSANRKLIKYISANELLLFDETCVDKCLPKLLLKYEVDCFIINGKRPEWVYSFLDDNLNANDTYTLIGGK
- a CDS encoding zinc finger domain-containing protein: MAKMICTSCKQEISPIDEYVKFHCPECDSEIYRCPKCRTFGHEYECECGFKGP
- a CDS encoding elongation factor 1-beta, with product MSDVAAILKVMPESPEVDLDALKQTITETIDENVLERIEDEPIGFGLVALNITIVVDDGEGGTEPIEEALANIDDIQSVEVVDVRRLM
- a CDS encoding tripartite tricarboxylate transporter permease; this encodes MLDIICAIIIGIICGIITGIIPALHVNTVGIIIFSISDKILAHVNIATLTTFFIAIAITHAMFEFIPSLLVAIPQDDTVMSIQPAHRLIFKSKACEVIRCVSFGGYLSIIILIILMPLLFMMLPPIYGMLHDYIGYLLIVVMIIILYNSGENKIKKLTSTLIFLTSGILGVVMLGGNVNSNLSLLCMLSGLFSVSSLIYYFNSNSQIPPQDEIHSINVNFDFIRSAFAGSISGCILGLLPGLGPAQGSVIAQALTFNSKVSSRDFLITNSGVNISDTLFSIIAIFLIGNPRSAISVYVATIIGDVTFNYIIFFIFVCLICVSVSCIISIKVGDFLISKISNINYRKLNTILIVAITLIVIIYCIYTSECIWYVLICYTTSVALGIIVNVVDLNKTLLMGVLIIPSIVIYLGLF
- a CDS encoding RsmD family RNA methyltransferase, coding for MKCNCDNTSCIKTKQQILENINERYMPCSSCHSKTLKKAIPLKRQIKLEKIDTNYMRCPVCNKRHIDIVMAHILKIMIESGEISNSASIRKVGMPLITPAIYLQSSPYLPKRSVVIIMDEINGEVAQKIYNEVCEVKAIICGDVNTTIGQKTKDSQINNYELKVGCPIRCDIQNTPLDDPVVVYKNQSKIHIEYPKEISQKIVDVDNALKKYDNPTVLDAMAGPGSLGIYALMCGAKKVVFNDIYPEAIKTTKLNLEVNGFNDPKCYELLCCDIEDIANHTDIEFDVAFIDAFPGIDCDKFRDVLSKIAKDVIII
- a CDS encoding ATPase, T2SS/T4P/T4SS family; amino-acid sequence: MKHIPEYKIKKDIKLDEEQQKEYEKIKEKIIQQNLNNQDIQQDIKKVEIEIKKHTNNTQIISKLLKDINNYGKLDELLKDDELEEVMIIGDMKPVYVYHRQHGMMQTNIKLTSNETREIIEKIANNVQRKIDIQTPIVDARLDDGSRINATIPPISVDGPTLTIRKFRKNPYTIVDLIKSNTINIHFAAFMWLAIEGMGVKSSNIIIAGGTGSGKTTTLNTLTTFIPPYERIITIEDTLEMQIPHNHIIRNETRPPNIENKGEITMDLLLKNSLRQRPDRIIVGEVRTNEAITLFGALNTGHSGMGTVHANSAHETITRLINPPMNVPPIMIKSINYIIMQNRLYNPKLGTIRRISEVAEVVGMEDEHIQLNKIFTYDPSCDMLRYVAINSITLNEIAKLKNITNHKINEEIEKRKQYIQSYIDKYPGTSDIEHLQRYINNYYFS
- a CDS encoding type II secretion system F family protein; translation: MIKEILIKIGHIILTGDIKLYRNNMGDDIDDENNDKIYKNHYLIVVLLFVNIILAVIIPYIILPLIIIEVSVLFIKYKLPDARKNKRKSMILKQLPFMLRQLATQLKAGIGLFDAMAMIADGNYGILSDEFKITLKQIQYGTNYIQALDELSKRVDIEIFTKIINQITRTLKNGGNLADILNTMANENSENMKIKYKQYSQKLNSVMLIYMFISVLIPTITFIMIIAASMIMGPIIPPELFILLYLVFFPLIVVLMVIFIKSMEPTI
- a CDS encoding HD domain-containing protein, encoding MKKQEDYIKNFSENKNIISQFLIKEKEIRRTKQNKPYLQLTMQDKTGEIKGRMFSNHTHKEFNKIKINNVYNINGEVREFPENSKRYNIIINSIMPSKKYDMENFIKKAENYEENIEFFNKTIDSIEDPDLSLVLSQFFDDEEFKEQFINAPAAKMHHHNYRGGLLVHTNEVIKLADAIASIYSKIDRDLLIVGAILHDIGKTKTYTFNDEIIDINYEGRMHDHLYIGANMVDNKIKDLNIDDDLKVKLVHMILSHHGDASLGWGSTVSPQIPEAIALHYADDMSAKLTKAVENI